Proteins from one Desulfurellaceae bacterium genomic window:
- the arsS gene encoding arsenosugar biosynthesis radical SAM protein ArsS (Some members of this family are selenoproteins.): protein MPSPIPSFASRACQTGGQLRRTRIESVQINVGKLCNQACLHCHVDAGPKRTEIMDRSTIDLALELVRAAGAHTVDITGGAPELNPSFRYAVKTLRDVGRRVIDRCNLTVLFEPGQEDLAEFLARMGVEIIASLPCYSEENVTKQRGQGVYDKSIQALRTLNALGYGRDDSELRLTLVYNPVGPHLPPPQHQLQADYTRELGTRFGLVFNQLYTITNMPIARFAHSLERDGQLEAYMQLLVEAFNPATLDDLMCRSQVSVSWDGFVYDCDFNQMLDLRLGHDTPLRLGEQSADDLVRALEHRAIVVGSHCYGCTAGAGSSCGGALS, encoded by the coding sequence ATGCCAAGCCCAATTCCTTCTTTTGCCTCACGGGCGTGTCAGACGGGTGGCCAGCTGCGCCGGACACGTATTGAGAGCGTGCAGATCAATGTGGGCAAGCTGTGCAATCAGGCCTGCCTGCACTGTCACGTTGACGCCGGTCCCAAGCGAACCGAGATCATGGATCGTTCAACAATCGACCTGGCGCTGGAGCTGGTTCGCGCGGCCGGTGCGCACACGGTCGATATTACGGGCGGCGCACCCGAGCTGAACCCGTCGTTTCGGTATGCGGTCAAAACCCTGCGCGACGTCGGACGCCGGGTCATTGACCGCTGTAACCTGACGGTCCTGTTCGAGCCCGGCCAGGAAGACCTGGCCGAGTTTCTGGCCCGGATGGGCGTCGAAATCATCGCCAGCCTGCCGTGCTACTCCGAAGAGAACGTGACCAAACAGCGCGGTCAGGGGGTGTACGACAAGTCGATTCAGGCCCTGCGGACGCTGAACGCCCTGGGCTACGGCCGGGACGACTCGGAGCTGAGGCTGACCCTCGTCTACAACCCGGTCGGACCCCATCTGCCTCCTCCGCAACACCAGCTGCAAGCAGACTACACGCGCGAGTTGGGCACGCGTTTCGGTCTGGTCTTCAACCAGCTGTACACCATCACCAATATGCCGATTGCCCGCTTTGCCCACAGTCTGGAGCGCGACGGCCAGCTCGAGGCCTATATGCAGCTGCTGGTCGAGGCGTTCAACCCGGCCACCCTGGACGACCTGATGTGCCGCTCTCAGGTCAGCGTGTCGTGGGACGGCTTTGTGTACGACTGCGACTTCAACCAGATGCTCGACCTGCGCCTCGGCCACGACACACCCCTGCGCCTGGGGGAGCAGTCGGCCGACGATCTCGTTCGGGCGCTGGAACACCGGGCCATTGTGGTCGGCTCGCATTGCTACGGCTGCACGGCCGGGGCGGGCAGTTCGTGCGGGGGAGCCTTATCCTAG
- a CDS encoding dienelactone hydrolase family protein, which translates to MGGRMTSLAMAQEALPGVRGLIFFGFPLHAAGRPAAERGEHLTDIHTPMLFLQGTRDTLADLALLRPLLRRLGRRASLHVVEGGDHSFHVLKRSGRTDAQVLEELGHTVRSWTARRR; encoded by the coding sequence ATGGGCGGCCGCATGACCTCGCTGGCCATGGCCCAGGAAGCGCTGCCCGGTGTCCGGGGACTGATCTTTTTCGGCTTTCCGCTCCACGCCGCCGGCCGGCCGGCGGCCGAGCGTGGCGAGCATCTGACCGACATCCATACCCCGATGCTCTTCCTGCAGGGCACGCGCGATACGCTGGCCGACCTGGCCCTGCTGCGCCCCCTGCTGCGTCGCCTGGGAAGACGGGCCAGCCTGCACGTCGTCGAGGGCGGCGACCACTCTTTCCACGTGCTCAAGCGCTCGGGCCGCACCGATGCGCAGGTGCTGGAAGAGCTGGGACACACAGTGCGGAGCTGGACAGCGCGGCGGCGCTGA